In one Pseudomonas sp. 31-12 genomic region, the following are encoded:
- a CDS encoding ATP-binding protein: MHARPRTLRLTLYTLLIVAGAVLAAGFALRHTERQALVEDAARANQQLALYANSLHTLIDRYRALPAVLALDPELRGALNGEVSPEQQLALNRKLEKINGAAQSSTLELLDRTGLAVAASNWRLPSSYVGHNYGFRPYFSQTRTQGTGRFYAVGVTSGIPGYFLSSAVTSDSGEFLGAMVVKLEFPELEREWRQGSDTLLVSDARGIIFIANQPGWRYRLLKPLNDSDHAELKVTRQYDKQPLTPLDYQSLQRFDDNSDLARVVGPDGTANYLWESLPLSTEGWTLHLLRRPQVAFEDSRNAALAAAGLWLALVFLLLFLNQRWRLAKMRQRSREELEQLVEERTRDLRTAQDGLVQSAKLAALGQMSAALAHEINQPLTAQRMQLATLRLLLDHGRVDDAYKALKPVDDMLTRMAALTGHLKTFARKSPSGLRERLDLAAVVDQSLQLLDARLRDEQVSTVLHLTRPAWVRGDAIRLEQVLINLLRNALDAMQDKPCKRLEIRLEADEQLWRLTVTDNGGGIAEEHLPNVFDPFFTTKPVGDGLGLGLAVSFAIVHESGGRLSADNHANGAVFTLTLPIDQEAHGPC; this comes from the coding sequence ATGCATGCTCGTCCGCGCACGTTACGCCTGACGCTGTACACCTTGCTGATCGTCGCCGGAGCTGTACTGGCCGCCGGTTTTGCCCTGCGTCACACCGAACGCCAGGCACTGGTGGAAGACGCCGCCCGCGCCAACCAGCAATTGGCCTTGTACGCCAATTCGCTGCACACCCTGATCGATCGCTACCGCGCCCTGCCCGCCGTGTTGGCGCTGGACCCGGAGCTGCGTGGCGCGCTGAACGGTGAAGTGAGTCCCGAACAGCAGCTTGCGCTGAACCGCAAACTGGAAAAAATCAACGGCGCCGCGCAGTCCTCGACCCTGGAACTGCTCGACCGCACCGGCCTCGCCGTGGCCGCCAGCAATTGGCGTTTGCCCAGCAGTTATGTCGGCCACAACTATGGTTTTCGCCCCTACTTCAGCCAGACCCGCACCCAGGGCACCGGCCGTTTTTACGCAGTGGGGGTGACCAGCGGCATTCCGGGATATTTCCTCTCCAGCGCGGTGACCAGCGACAGCGGCGAGTTTCTCGGCGCCATGGTGGTGAAACTCGAGTTCCCGGAACTGGAGCGCGAATGGCGTCAGGGCAGCGACACGCTGCTGGTCAGCGATGCGCGCGGGATTATCTTTATCGCCAACCAGCCGGGCTGGCGCTATCGCTTGTTGAAACCGTTGAACGACAGCGATCACGCCGAGCTCAAGGTCACCCGTCAATACGACAAACAACCGCTGACACCGCTGGACTATCAATCGCTGCAGCGCTTTGACGACAACAGCGATCTGGCGCGGGTCGTCGGTCCTGACGGCACGGCGAACTATCTGTGGGAATCCCTGCCGCTGAGCACGGAAGGCTGGACCTTGCACCTGCTGCGCCGCCCGCAAGTCGCCTTCGAAGACAGCCGCAACGCCGCGCTCGCCGCTGCCGGGTTGTGGCTGGCGCTGGTGTTTCTGCTGCTGTTCCTCAATCAGCGCTGGCGCCTGGCGAAGATGCGCCAGCGCAGCCGTGAAGAACTCGAACAATTGGTGGAGGAACGCACCCGCGACCTGCGCACCGCTCAGGACGGTCTGGTGCAGTCGGCCAAACTCGCGGCCCTCGGGCAGATGTCGGCCGCCCTCGCCCATGAAATCAATCAACCGCTGACCGCTCAGCGCATGCAGCTTGCGACTCTGAGGCTGCTGCTCGATCACGGCCGGGTCGATGACGCTTACAAGGCGCTGAAACCGGTGGACGACATGCTCACGCGCATGGCCGCCCTCACCGGCCACCTGAAAACCTTCGCCCGTAAAAGCCCCAGCGGTTTGCGCGAACGCCTGGATCTGGCGGCCGTGGTCGACCAGTCGCTGCAGTTGCTCGACGCCCGTTTGCGTGACGAGCAGGTCAGCACCGTGTTGCACCTGACGCGTCCGGCGTGGGTGCGTGGCGATGCGATTCGCCTGGAACAGGTGCTGATCAATCTGCTGCGCAATGCCTTGGACGCGATGCAGGACAAACCCTGCAAACGCCTGGAAATCCGCCTCGAAGCCGACGAACAACTCTGGCGCCTGACCGTCACCGACAACGGTGGCGGCATCGCCGAAGAACATCTGCCGAATGTGTTTGACCCGTTCTTCACCACCAAACCGGTGGGTGATGGTTTGGGGCTTGGCTTGGCGGTATCGTTTGCCATCGTTCACGAATCGGGCGGACGCCTGAGTGCCGACAATCACGCCAACGGCGCCGTGTTCACCTTGACTTTACCCATCGACCAGGAGGCCCACGGCCCATGCTGA
- a CDS encoding sigma-54 dependent transcriptional regulator: MLNSVMVVDDESSIRSAVEQWLSLSGFEVQLFSRADECLAQLPSHFPGVILSDVRMPGMTGLELLAEIQRRDADLPVILLTGHGDVPMAVEAMRDGAYDFLEKPFSPETLMSSLRRALDKRRLVLENRALHELADNRAKLDATLLGVSRGLQILRRQVLDLAALPVNVLIRGETGSGKELVARCLHDFGPRADKPFVALNCAAIPEQLFEAELFGHESGAFTGASGKRIGKLEYADGGTLFLDEIESMPLAQQVKLLRVLQEQKLERLGSNQSIRVDLRIIAATKPDLLDEARAGRFREDLAYRLNVAELRLPPLRERREDIPLLFESFAQNAAERLGRTFPPLSGPQLSHLLNHDWPGNVRELANVAERQVLGLGEPTPAGIDPGQSLAAQAEAFEAHCLRAALTRHKGDVKAVLEELQLPRRTFNEKLQRHGLTREMFLQDS; this comes from the coding sequence ATGCTGAACTCAGTGATGGTGGTCGACGACGAAAGCAGCATTCGCAGCGCCGTTGAACAATGGCTGAGCCTGTCGGGTTTCGAGGTGCAGCTGTTCAGCCGCGCCGATGAGTGCCTGGCGCAGTTGCCCAGTCATTTCCCCGGCGTGATCCTGAGCGACGTGCGCATGCCCGGCATGACCGGGCTGGAGTTGCTGGCTGAGATTCAGCGCCGCGATGCCGACTTGCCGGTGATTCTGCTGACCGGCCACGGCGATGTGCCGATGGCAGTCGAAGCGATGCGCGACGGCGCCTATGACTTCCTGGAAAAACCCTTCAGCCCGGAAACGCTGATGAGCAGTTTGCGCCGCGCCTTGGACAAGCGCCGGCTGGTGCTGGAAAACCGCGCACTGCATGAGCTGGCCGATAACCGCGCCAAACTCGACGCGACACTGTTGGGCGTTTCTCGTGGTTTGCAGATCTTGCGCCGACAGGTGCTGGATCTGGCGGCGTTGCCGGTCAATGTGCTGATCCGGGGTGAAACCGGCAGCGGCAAAGAGCTGGTCGCTCGCTGCCTGCACGACTTCGGGCCACGCGCGGACAAGCCGTTTGTGGCGTTGAATTGCGCGGCTATTCCCGAGCAGTTGTTCGAAGCTGAATTGTTCGGACATGAGAGCGGCGCGTTCACCGGGGCTTCGGGCAAACGTATCGGCAAACTCGAATACGCCGATGGCGGCACGCTGTTCCTCGATGAAATCGAAAGCATGCCGCTGGCCCAGCAAGTGAAATTGCTGCGGGTCTTGCAGGAGCAGAAGCTTGAGCGGTTGGGGTCGAATCAGAGCATTCGCGTGGATTTGCGGATCATCGCCGCGACCAAACCGGATCTGCTGGATGAAGCGCGGGCGGGGCGTTTTCGCGAGGATTTGGCCTATCGGTTGAACGTCGCTGAATTGCGCCTGCCGCCGTTGCGCGAACGGCGTGAAGACATTCCGTTGTTGTTCGAGTCGTTCGCGCAAAATGCCGCTGAGCGCCTGGGGCGGACTTTTCCACCGTTGAGCGGCCCGCAGTTGAGCCATCTGCTGAACCACGACTGGCCGGGCAATGTGCGTGAATTGGCGAACGTTGCCGAACGGCAGGTGCTGGGGCTGGGCGAGCCGACACCTGCGGGCATCGATCCCGGGCAGTCGCTGGCGGCGCAGGCGGAAGCGTTCGAAGCGCATTGCCTGCGAGCGGCGTTGACCCGGCATAAAGGCGATGTGAAAGCGGTGCTGGAAGAGCTGCAACTGCCGCGCCGGACCTTCAATGAAAAGCTGCAGCGGCATGGGCTGACGCGGGAGATGTTCCTGCAGGACAGCTGA
- a CDS encoding MFS transporter, whose translation MDNSNALPLGSAAVPAKERTTASRIKSIFSGSVGNMVEWYDWYVYAAFSLYFAKAFFPKGDTTAQLLNTAAIFAVGFLMRPIGGWLMGLYADKAGRKKALMASVYLMCFGSLLIALSPGYETIGIGAPILLIFARLLQGLSVGGEYGTSATYLSEMATKDRRGFYSSFQYVTLISGQLIALAVLIVLQQTLTTEELYAWGWRIPFAIGALCAVVALYLRRGMEETESFTKKEKAKESAMRTLMRHPKELMTVVGLTMGGTLAFYTYTTYMQKYLVNTVGMSISDSTTISAATLFLFMCLQPIIGGLSDKVGRRPILIAFGVLGTLFTVPILTTLHTIQSWWGAFFLIMAALIIVSGYTSINAVVKAELFPTEIRALGVGLPYALTVSIFGGTAEYIALWFKSIGMETGYYWYVTACIAVSLLVYITMKDTRKHSRIETD comes from the coding sequence ATGGATAACTCCAACGCCCTGCCCCTTGGGTCGGCTGCCGTGCCCGCCAAAGAAAGAACCACCGCCAGTCGCATCAAGTCGATCTTCAGCGGCTCTGTCGGCAACATGGTCGAGTGGTACGACTGGTACGTCTACGCTGCCTTCTCCCTGTATTTCGCCAAGGCCTTTTTCCCCAAAGGCGACACCACCGCCCAACTGCTGAACACTGCCGCGATCTTCGCCGTGGGCTTCCTGATGCGCCCGATCGGTGGCTGGCTGATGGGCCTGTACGCCGACAAGGCCGGTCGCAAGAAAGCACTGATGGCTTCGGTGTATCTGATGTGTTTCGGCTCGCTGCTGATCGCACTGAGCCCGGGCTATGAAACCATCGGCATCGGCGCACCGATCCTGCTGATTTTCGCCCGCCTGCTGCAAGGCCTGTCGGTCGGTGGCGAGTACGGCACCTCGGCAACTTACCTCAGCGAAATGGCGACCAAGGACCGTCGCGGCTTCTACTCCAGCTTCCAGTACGTGACCCTGATCTCCGGCCAGCTCATCGCTTTGGCAGTGCTGATCGTGCTGCAACAGACCCTGACCACTGAAGAGCTGTACGCCTGGGGCTGGCGCATCCCGTTCGCCATCGGTGCGCTGTGTGCCGTGGTCGCGCTCTACCTGCGTCGTGGCATGGAAGAAACCGAGTCGTTCACCAAGAAAGAGAAAGCCAAGGAAAGCGCGATGCGCACCTTGATGCGCCATCCCAAGGAACTGATGACCGTGGTCGGCCTGACCATGGGCGGCACCCTGGCGTTCTACACCTACACCACCTACATGCAGAAATACCTGGTGAACACCGTCGGCATGAGCATCTCCGACTCCACCACCATTTCCGCCGCCACGCTGTTCCTGTTCATGTGCCTGCAACCGATCATCGGCGGGCTGTCGGATAAAGTCGGTCGTCGTCCGATCCTGATTGCCTTCGGTGTGCTCGGGACGCTGTTCACCGTGCCGATCCTGACCACCCTGCACACCATTCAATCCTGGTGGGGCGCGTTCTTCCTGATCATGGCAGCGCTGATCATCGTCAGCGGCTACACCTCGATCAACGCCGTGGTGAAAGCCGAACTGTTCCCGACCGAGATTCGTGCTCTGGGCGTCGGCCTGCCGTACGCACTGACCGTGTCGATCTTCGGCGGCACCGCTGAATACATCGCGCTGTGGTTCAAGAGCATCGGCATGGAAACCGGTTACTACTGGTACGTGACCGCGTGTATTGCCGTGTCGTTGCTGGTGTACATCACAATGAAAGACACCCGCAAGCATTCGCGGATCGAGACGGACTGA
- a CDS encoding flavin reductase family protein, whose amino-acid sequence MPDDIHFYEPANGHGLPHDPFNAIVGPRPIGWISSQDANGRLNLAPYSFFNAFNYIPPIIGFSSVGRKDSLNNIEQTGEFAWNLATRPLAEQMNQSCAMVPPEVNEFELSGLTPAASKIIQVPRVAESPVSFECKVTQIIQLQRADGNVVPSWLILGEVVAVHIAKWLLKDGVYDTAAAEPILRGGGPADYFQLGPEALFKMFRPGAVK is encoded by the coding sequence ATGCCCGACGACATCCACTTCTACGAACCCGCCAACGGCCACGGTTTGCCGCATGACCCGTTCAACGCCATCGTCGGCCCCCGCCCCATCGGCTGGATTTCCTCCCAGGACGCCAACGGCCGCTTGAACCTGGCGCCTTACAGCTTCTTCAACGCCTTCAACTACATTCCGCCGATCATTGGTTTTTCCAGCGTCGGGCGCAAAGACAGTCTGAACAACATCGAGCAGACCGGCGAATTCGCCTGGAACCTGGCCACGCGTCCGCTGGCCGAGCAGATGAACCAGAGTTGCGCGATGGTCCCGCCCGAGGTCAATGAGTTCGAGCTGTCAGGCCTGACGCCGGCGGCTTCGAAAATCATTCAGGTGCCGCGCGTCGCCGAAAGCCCGGTGTCGTTCGAGTGCAAGGTCACGCAGATCATTCAGTTGCAGCGGGCGGACGGGAACGTGGTGCCAAGCTGGCTGATTCTGGGCGAAGTGGTCGCCGTGCATATCGCCAAGTGGCTGTTGAAGGATGGGGTGTACGACACCGCCGCGGCAGAACCGATTCTGCGCGGCGGCGGGCCAGCGGATTACTTTCAGCTGGGGCCTGAGGCATTGTTCAAGATGTTCCGCCCGGGGGCGGTCAAGTAA
- a CDS encoding putative quinol monooxygenase, with translation MSTQIPVSHMAFVRARAGRSAELGARLSALIEPSRSAPGCLSFSLQHSQCDPELWLVSGFWTHQQAMTAYFSTPAMEIFAELVQELMVNSLDFHTFKDVSADQARGQSRSWVHKMAG, from the coding sequence ATGTCTACGCAGATCCCCGTCAGTCATATGGCTTTTGTCCGTGCCCGCGCCGGGCGTTCGGCGGAACTCGGTGCGCGCCTGAGCGCCTTGATCGAGCCGTCCCGCAGTGCACCGGGTTGCCTGAGTTTTTCCCTGCAGCATTCGCAATGCGATCCGGAGTTGTGGCTGGTGTCCGGTTTCTGGACGCACCAGCAAGCGATGACCGCCTACTTCAGCACCCCGGCGATGGAGATTTTCGCCGAGCTGGTGCAGGAGTTGATGGTCAACAGCCTGGATTTTCATACTTTCAAAGACGTGTCGGCCGACCAGGCGCGGGGCCAGTCCCGGTCGTGGGTACACAAAATGGCGGGTTGA
- a CDS encoding AraC family transcriptional regulator yields the protein MSSLDHFQAPLDADMEKQRAELAAIIRRNTMEDGTYATAVGSLFMSKHSKSHDFAPVLAQPALCIMAQGRKEVRLADEYFNYDPLNYLVVSVSMPLSGRVVNVTSEEPILAVRLDIDPAEITALIADAGPLGVPTRPTGRGLYVERIDTAMLDAVLRLARLLDAPKDIAMLAPLIRREILYRLLRSQQGHRLYEIAIANSQSHRISQAIKWLNGNYEQPLRIDDLAKEVNLSVSTLHHRFKAMTAMSPLQYQKQLRLQEARRLMLAEGLEASAAGYRVGYESPSQFSREYSRLFGAPPLRDLARLRLSV from the coding sequence ATGTCGTCGCTCGATCACTTTCAAGCCCCGCTGGATGCCGACATGGAGAAACAGCGCGCGGAACTGGCCGCTATCATCCGTCGCAACACGATGGAAGATGGCACTTATGCCACTGCCGTCGGTTCGCTGTTCATGTCCAAACACAGCAAGTCTCATGACTTTGCCCCGGTGCTGGCCCAACCGGCGCTGTGCATCATGGCGCAGGGCCGTAAAGAGGTCAGGCTGGCCGACGAATACTTCAATTACGATCCGCTGAATTACCTGGTGGTGTCGGTCTCGATGCCCTTGAGCGGACGCGTGGTGAATGTCACGTCTGAAGAACCGATTCTCGCGGTGCGACTGGACATTGATCCAGCAGAAATCACTGCACTGATTGCCGACGCCGGCCCTCTCGGCGTCCCCACACGTCCAACCGGGCGCGGCTTGTATGTCGAACGGATCGATACGGCGATGCTCGACGCCGTGCTGCGTCTGGCGCGCCTGCTCGATGCGCCGAAAGACATCGCCATGCTCGCACCGCTGATTCGTCGGGAGATTCTTTATCGGTTGCTGCGCAGCCAGCAGGGGCATCGGCTGTATGAAATCGCCATCGCCAATAGCCAGAGCCACCGCATCAGCCAGGCGATCAAATGGCTCAACGGCAATTATGAGCAACCGCTGCGCATCGATGATCTGGCGAAGGAGGTGAACCTGAGCGTGTCGACGTTGCATCACCGGTTCAAGGCGATGACGGCGATGAGTCCGTTGCAGTATCAGAAACAGCTGCGCTTGCAGGAAGCGCGGCGGTTGATGCTGGCCGAAGGGTTGGAGGCATCGGCGGCGGGGTATCGGGTGGGGTATGAAAGTCCTTCGCAGTTCAGCCGGGAATATAGCCGGTTGTTCGGGGCGCCGCCGTTAAGGGATTTGGCGCGGTTGCGGTTGAGCGTCTGA
- a CDS encoding ABC transporter ATP-binding protein: MTGLILENVEKHYGSACAVKDVNLHLPEGKLVCFLGPSGCGKTTLLRMIAGLETLSGGEIRLDGEDIGHTPAHQRNFGMVFQSLALFPHMTVGENIAYPLKLRGVSKADQQARVVELLELIQLSEMIDRPVAKLSGGQRQRVAIARAIANHPKILLLDEPLSALDAKLRESMQVEIRQLQQRLNITTIMVTHDQREAMTMADIVVVLGEHRVQQVGTPIEIYRHPANEFVADFIGSGNIFPATALGNGKVGLPGGDALEVPICRSIVVGEKVKMLIRPEDLQLSHPQATAGNRLLGTVTFVRDIGATIETTVECSGVSFTALSTPCQGFGLSIGNPVSVTLPAEACRVLGA; encoded by the coding sequence ATGACTGGTCTGATTCTGGAAAACGTCGAGAAACATTACGGCTCGGCCTGCGCGGTAAAGGATGTAAACCTGCATTTGCCGGAAGGCAAACTGGTGTGTTTCCTCGGCCCGTCGGGCTGCGGTAAAACCACCTTGCTGCGGATGATCGCCGGGCTCGAAACTCTCAGCGGCGGCGAGATTCGCCTGGACGGTGAAGACATCGGCCACACCCCGGCGCATCAGCGCAATTTCGGCATGGTGTTCCAGTCGCTGGCGCTGTTTCCGCACATGACGGTGGGGGAGAACATCGCTTATCCGCTGAAACTGCGCGGGGTCAGCAAGGCTGACCAGCAGGCGCGGGTGGTGGAGTTGCTGGAGCTGATTCAACTGAGCGAGATGATTGATCGCCCGGTGGCGAAGCTGTCTGGCGGTCAACGCCAGCGCGTGGCGATTGCCCGGGCGATTGCCAACCACCCGAAAATCCTCTTGCTGGATGAACCGCTGTCGGCGCTCGATGCCAAGCTGCGTGAGTCGATGCAGGTGGAAATCCGTCAGCTGCAACAGCGCCTGAACATCACCACGATCATGGTGACCCACGATCAGCGTGAGGCGATGACCATGGCCGATATCGTGGTGGTGCTGGGTGAGCATCGGGTGCAGCAAGTGGGCACGCCGATTGAGATTTATCGGCACCCGGCCAATGAATTTGTCGCGGACTTTATCGGCTCGGGCAACATCTTCCCGGCCACGGCGCTGGGCAACGGCAAGGTGGGACTGCCCGGTGGCGATGCGCTGGAAGTGCCGATCTGCAGAAGCATTGTGGTCGGTGAGAAGGTGAAGATGCTGATTCGCCCAGAGGACCTGCAACTGTCGCATCCGCAAGCGACGGCGGGGAACCGGTTGCTCGGCACAGTGACGTTTGTGCGCGATATCGGCGCGACGATTGAAACGACGGTGGAGTGTTCCGGGGTTTCATTTACGGCGTTGAGTACGCCGTGTCAGGGGTTTGGGTTGAGCATTGGCAACCCGGTGTCGGTGACATTGCCGGCCGAGGCTTGCCGCGTACTCGGCGCCTGA
- a CDS encoding ABC transporter permease: MSTLTKKRYGLLPGETGKFAGILSGFILLLAVLPILTMIVMSFSGASNLDFPPSSYSLQWYKAAWHTFVSPDSSDVLSLGKAMTTSLMVACLTMIFATIVAVPAAYALTRCEFRGKAVALQLMSLPLVFPMVVLGLALLLVFDSLPFQMTTSRLVIAHVILALPFVVKNCTAAMLSIGSEVEEAAQMLGASPLRAIIDVVVPLMKSGILAGMLLAFIVSFNEFTVTYFLYTIDVMTVPIWMYSRTVSSLDPTVFSFAVLIVLIDFVLIWALEKLVGEGGVSF; this comes from the coding sequence ATGAGCACATTGACCAAAAAGCGTTATGGCCTGCTGCCCGGCGAGACCGGCAAGTTCGCCGGCATCCTCTCGGGCTTCATCCTGCTGCTGGCGGTGTTGCCGATCCTGACCATGATCGTCATGTCGTTCAGCGGTGCGTCGAACCTCGACTTCCCGCCGAGCAGCTACAGCCTGCAATGGTACAAAGCCGCCTGGCACACCTTCGTATCGCCGGATTCCAGCGATGTGCTGAGCCTGGGCAAAGCCATGACCACCAGCCTGATGGTGGCGTGCCTGACCATGATCTTCGCCACCATTGTGGCGGTGCCGGCAGCTTACGCGCTGACCCGTTGTGAATTCCGTGGCAAGGCCGTGGCGCTGCAACTGATGTCGCTGCCGCTGGTGTTTCCGATGGTGGTGTTGGGCCTGGCGTTGCTGCTGGTGTTCGACAGCCTGCCGTTCCAGATGACCACCTCGCGCCTGGTGATTGCCCACGTGATCCTGGCGCTGCCGTTCGTGGTGAAAAACTGCACCGCGGCGATGCTCTCCATCGGCAGCGAAGTCGAAGAAGCCGCGCAAATGCTCGGCGCTTCACCGCTGAGGGCGATCATCGATGTGGTGGTGCCGTTGATGAAGTCGGGGATTCTGGCGGGCATGCTGCTGGCGTTCATCGTCTCGTTCAACGAATTCACCGTGACCTATTTTCTCTACACCATCGACGTGATGACCGTGCCGATCTGGATGTACAGCCGCACTGTGTCTTCGCTCGACCCCACCGTATTTTCGTTTGCCGTGCTGATCGTGCTGATCGACTTCGTCCTGATCTGGGCGCTGGAGAAGCTGGTTGGTGAAGGTGGCGTTTCGTTCTGA
- a CDS encoding ABC transporter permease codes for MEHQPLTHPVAAAPVRANRGVSPTTRAWFFLSPSMLFLGVLIAASLLVLRMSVGTKGAEWTGFSLASYAQLLEPYYLKSLLLTLRLALISAVIAVVLAIPVAYTMSRLTSPFVRRIFLAAVLLPLLVNLLLQSYGWLVILGPGGMLNQALMGLGLIKRPIMLLYNQNGVLMGLVQTAFPLAVLPIASAMRGVARTYEEAAATLGASRFQVFRQVVLPMSMPGIITGATLVFAYNASSFVVPLLLGGRRVPMLAVMVHDQIAPLMNWPAASAAGVVLIVTTLAIMTLSEFITGRRRRMLEASQ; via the coding sequence ATGGAACACCAACCTCTGACTCATCCGGTCGCCGCCGCTCCCGTGCGCGCCAACCGGGGTGTTTCGCCGACGACGCGTGCGTGGTTTTTCCTCTCGCCGTCGATGCTGTTTCTGGGCGTATTGATTGCCGCCAGCCTCCTGGTTCTGCGCATGAGCGTGGGCACCAAGGGCGCGGAGTGGACCGGGTTCAGCCTGGCCAGTTACGCCCAATTGCTCGAACCCTATTACCTCAAATCCTTGTTGCTGACCTTGCGCCTGGCGCTGATCAGCGCGGTGATCGCGGTGGTGTTGGCGATCCCGGTGGCCTACACCATGTCGCGGCTGACCTCGCCGTTCGTGCGACGGATCTTCCTCGCGGCGGTGCTGCTGCCGTTGCTGGTCAACCTGCTGCTGCAAAGCTACGGCTGGCTGGTGATTCTCGGCCCGGGCGGGATGCTCAATCAGGCACTGATGGGCCTGGGCCTGATCAAGCGCCCGATCATGCTGCTGTACAACCAGAACGGCGTGTTGATGGGCCTGGTGCAAACCGCGTTCCCGCTGGCCGTGCTGCCGATTGCCAGCGCCATGCGCGGCGTCGCGCGGACTTACGAAGAAGCCGCCGCCACCCTCGGTGCGAGTCGCTTCCAGGTGTTCCGCCAAGTGGTGTTGCCGATGAGCATGCCGGGGATCATTACCGGCGCGACGTTGGTGTTCGCCTACAACGCCAGCAGCTTCGTGGTGCCGTTGCTGCTCGGTGGCCGCCGCGTGCCGATGCTGGCGGTGATGGTGCATGACCAGATCGCCCCGCTGATGAACTGGCCCGCCGCGTCCGCTGCCGGTGTGGTGCTGATCGTCACCACGCTCGCGATTATGACCTTGTCCGAATTCATCACTGGCCGTCGTCGGCGCATGCTGGAGGCTTCCCAATGA
- a CDS encoding extracellular solute-binding protein: MGEHDLNRRQFIKTVGVASVAAAAMSLPFVKANASDTRFQGKTLRLLTWSDDTGLAALRNIAATFEDKYGCKVIADRTGSTSEMVAKLKAAGDRPQYDIITLAGVGAEGLAAANLLEKPDLNRIPNLVDVPEKYRTGANGHGIGYLLWCNSLVYSTRTIKEAPDSYAALWDAELSPNIFLPPPNWTEAMDLIIIAAKLAGGDEHNIEPGFKKLAELKDRVVTLGENPNQIAELFRTGSLDMGGLYAPAFFPKQIRDPAYGLGATFGMKEGFYTDLMLSVMPKNRPGDTDLVYAFINHSLDPLVQGKMAEDIYNGPVNSKAIISAEARKSPYILTPEQIAEKAIMHDNAFLASVHDQWIRRYTEIFSS; this comes from the coding sequence ATGGGCGAGCATGATCTGAACAGACGTCAATTCATCAAAACCGTGGGCGTGGCCTCGGTGGCAGCGGCGGCCATGAGCTTGCCCTTCGTCAAGGCCAATGCCAGCGACACGCGGTTCCAGGGCAAGACCCTGCGCCTGCTGACCTGGTCCGATGACACCGGCCTCGCGGCACTGCGCAACATCGCAGCCACCTTCGAAGACAAATACGGTTGCAAGGTCATCGCTGACCGCACCGGCAGTACTTCGGAAATGGTCGCCAAACTCAAGGCAGCCGGTGATCGTCCGCAGTACGACATCATCACCCTGGCCGGCGTCGGCGCCGAAGGCCTGGCCGCGGCCAATCTGCTGGAAAAACCCGACCTCAACCGCATCCCCAACCTGGTCGACGTGCCGGAGAAATACCGCACCGGCGCCAATGGTCACGGCATCGGTTACCTGCTGTGGTGCAACAGCCTCGTCTACAGCACCCGCACCATCAAGGAAGCCCCGGACAGTTACGCCGCCCTGTGGGACGCCGAGCTGTCGCCGAACATCTTCCTGCCGCCGCCGAACTGGACCGAAGCGATGGACCTGATCATCATTGCCGCCAAACTGGCCGGTGGTGACGAGCACAACATCGAGCCGGGCTTCAAGAAACTCGCCGAGCTGAAAGATCGTGTGGTGACCCTGGGCGAAAACCCGAACCAGATCGCCGAGCTGTTCCGCACCGGCTCCCTGGACATGGGCGGCCTGTACGCACCGGCCTTCTTCCCGAAACAGATCCGCGATCCGGCCTATGGCCTGGGCGCCACGTTCGGCATGAAGGAAGGTTTCTACACCGACCTGATGCTCTCGGTGATGCCGAAGAATCGTCCCGGCGATACCGATCTGGTCTACGCCTTCATCAACCACTCTCTGGACCCGCTGGTGCAGGGCAAGATGGCCGAAGACATCTACAACGGCCCGGTCAATTCCAAGGCGATCATCTCCGCCGAAGCGCGCAAGAGCCCGTACATCCTCACGCCGGAGCAGATTGCCGAGAAAGCGATCATGCACGACAACGCCTTCCTGGCCTCCGTGCATGACCAATGGATTCGTCGCTACACGGAAATCTTTTCTTCCTGA